One window from the genome of Candidatus Synechococcus calcipolaris G9 encodes:
- a CDS encoding alpha/beta fold hydrolase, whose product MTTTLSASAQSPQQYWQWRGHNICYSVSGSGQPLVLVHGFGASIGHWRKNIPEWARHYQVYAVDLLGFGASAKPNLVYSMELWAEMLADFWQSQVGQPAVWIGNSIGGLLCVSMAANYSHTCAGLVVLNCAGGLSHRPQELGWPQRLLMKSFTALLTSPVIGALIFNQIRQPARIRKTLTQVYANPEAITDELVELLYRPACDRGAQQVFARVVTAPPGPRIADLMPRVNTPILVLWGEADPWTPVAGAKVFEDYRQSMPIEFVPLANTGHCPHDDRPDQVNPIVIDWLGRILEH is encoded by the coding sequence ATGACCACCACCCTATCCGCTTCTGCCCAGTCTCCCCAGCAGTATTGGCAGTGGCGTGGCCATAACATTTGCTATAGCGTTAGTGGCAGTGGCCAACCCTTGGTGCTTGTCCATGGATTTGGCGCATCCATTGGCCATTGGCGCAAAAATATTCCAGAGTGGGCCCGTCATTATCAAGTTTATGCAGTGGATCTATTGGGGTTTGGTGCTTCTGCCAAGCCGAATCTAGTCTACAGCATGGAATTATGGGCAGAAATGCTGGCGGACTTTTGGCAGTCCCAGGTGGGGCAACCGGCGGTTTGGATTGGCAACTCCATTGGTGGTCTGCTCTGTGTCAGTATGGCCGCCAACTATAGTCATACCTGTGCCGGCCTTGTGGTTCTCAATTGCGCCGGGGGGCTAAGCCACCGTCCCCAGGAATTAGGCTGGCCCCAAAGGCTTTTAATGAAAAGTTTTACGGCCTTGCTGACCAGTCCTGTCATTGGTGCTTTAATTTTTAATCAAATTCGTCAGCCGGCCCGCATCCGCAAAACCTTGACCCAAGTCTATGCCAACCCGGAAGCCATTACGGATGAACTAGTGGAACTTCTTTATCGTCCTGCCTGCGATCGCGGCGCACAACAGGTCTTTGCGCGGGTGGTAACAGCACCGCCGGGGCCGAGAATTGCGGATTTAATGCCGAGGGTAAATACCCCCATTCTCGTGCTTTGGGGAGAGGCAGACCCCTGGACTCCCGTCGCCGGAGCCAAGGTATTTGAGGATTACCGCCAATCCATGCCCATTGAATTTGTTCCGCTGGCAAATACGGGCCACTGTCCCCACGACGATCGCCCTGATCAGGTGAATCCTATCGTGATAGACTGGCTGGGCCGAATCCTGGAGCATTAA
- a CDS encoding acyl-CoA desaturase has product MTQATYTKPPISWHTVFFIALVHVGALFAFLPEMFSWSAVLLAFVLHWVTAGLGITLGWHRLVTHRSFQVPKWLEYILVFFGTLTMQGGPIWWVGLHRHHHLYSDQSVDHHDSRKGFMWSHLEWMLRDVPATKEIPRFTKDIGDDPVYKFLDENFVWIQLAFGVVLYLWGGWPFVVWGIFVRLVTVYHTTWLVNSATHMFGYRTFETEDYSTNCWWVALVTFGEGWHNNHHAHQFSARHGLKWWEIDLTWMTIRFLQILGLATKVRLAELPVSPSPSE; this is encoded by the coding sequence ATGACCCAAGCGACTTATACCAAACCGCCAATTTCTTGGCATACGGTTTTTTTTATTGCCCTAGTCCATGTGGGCGCCCTATTTGCCTTCCTCCCAGAAATGTTTAGTTGGTCAGCGGTGCTGCTGGCCTTTGTACTCCATTGGGTTACTGCGGGTTTAGGCATTACCCTGGGTTGGCATCGCTTAGTCACCCACCGCAGTTTTCAAGTCCCCAAGTGGTTAGAGTATATTTTGGTTTTCTTTGGAACCTTAACCATGCAAGGGGGCCCGATTTGGTGGGTGGGCCTCCATCGTCACCACCATCTCTACTCAGACCAGTCGGTGGATCACCATGATTCTCGCAAAGGGTTTATGTGGAGCCACTTGGAATGGATGCTTCGGGATGTACCGGCTACCAAGGAAATTCCTCGCTTCACCAAGGATATTGGGGATGATCCGGTCTATAAATTTCTAGATGAAAATTTTGTCTGGATTCAACTTGCCTTTGGCGTTGTCCTTTACCTGTGGGGCGGTTGGCCCTTTGTGGTTTGGGGTATCTTTGTTCGTTTGGTAACGGTCTATCACACCACTTGGCTTGTTAATAGTGCTACCCATATGTTTGGCTATCGCACCTTTGAAACGGAAGATTACTCTACGAACTGCTGGTGGGTTGCCCTAGTCACCTTTGGGGAAGGCTGGCACAACAATCACCATGCCCATCAATTCTCGGCCCGTCATGGCCTGAAGTGGTGGGAAATTGACCTCACCTGGATGACGATTCGTTTTTTACAGATATTGGGTTTAGCTACTAAGGTACGCTTAGCGGAACTTCCGGTTTCCCCTTCTCCCTCGGAATAG
- a CDS encoding heavy metal translocating P-type ATPase: MTVLTRSNPVAQEAVSVVSPEDVHYQVVHWITGRFRIRIPRLGYDAEYAAKLLYVVSKITAVTTTRINPPARSLVVEYNPKLFGNTLAVVQAEIFQSIQSAATLPEVPLLEAEKDESSEDGANEHSISLWERLGMPAVGLGLSLGALMGVPIPGYVLASVVIAGALPVFKRAWDSIVEERQLTIDFLDGLAIALHAGHGNYFAPAFMLGLIEGGEVIRDMTARGSERASLDLLDCLGKTAFIERDGIEVEVPVKDIVEGDRVVLYPGDQVPVDGIVLRGTGLVDQCKLTGESVPVERSEGMEVFASTLLVDGQLVILTERVGNNTRAGVIVGLMQAAPVHDTRIENYAGTVANQMVVPTLGIAAGVGLMSGDIGRAIALLTLDLGTGIRVSVPTTILSALTYAAQHGVLIRSGRAIEYLARLDTIVFDKTGTLTKGHAGLTDIKVMDERFTADEILSMAASAEQGLTHPVAEAIVRHARELNMPLHDCEDWEYRVGLGVATKVCGVDLRVGSRRLMDTENICLEDLNQRFPDLNSGSCSVVYIGGDGRLIGVLLYSDPIRDESRDVISELTGAGITPHMLTGDVGRVARAVAKDLGIAPKNIYAEAFPERKVEVVKSLHDSGKVVAFCGDGINDSAALAYADVSISFAGATDIARETADVVLMEDDLRGLTLAIRIAKQAMEIVWQNTAIVALPNVGALLSGIFFALDPILAVVINNGTAILAELNGLRPLVGPGGPLPLPPVKDTQDFLADWESTHPSNPVQHVPPTHGEHEWERESGAIAPAGEPFHPVGASQS, encoded by the coding sequence ATGACTGTATTGACCAGGAGTAACCCCGTTGCCCAAGAGGCAGTCAGTGTGGTTTCCCCTGAAGATGTCCATTATCAAGTAGTTCACTGGATTACTGGCCGTTTTCGGATTCGGATTCCCCGCCTTGGCTATGATGCTGAATACGCTGCCAAGTTATTATACGTTGTCAGTAAAATTACGGCAGTGACGACGACCCGGATTAATCCCCCCGCCCGCTCCTTGGTGGTGGAGTATAATCCCAAGCTATTTGGCAACACCCTTGCCGTGGTGCAGGCAGAGATTTTCCAATCCATTCAGAGTGCGGCTACCCTACCTGAAGTTCCTCTCCTGGAAGCGGAAAAAGATGAGTCCAGCGAAGATGGGGCAAACGAGCACAGCATTAGTCTCTGGGAACGTCTGGGAATGCCTGCCGTGGGTTTGGGCTTGAGCCTAGGGGCCTTGATGGGTGTGCCCATTCCTGGCTATGTCTTGGCCAGCGTGGTGATTGCCGGTGCGCTGCCGGTGTTCAAGCGGGCCTGGGACTCCATTGTCGAAGAACGTCAGTTAACTATTGATTTCCTAGATGGTCTGGCGATCGCCCTCCATGCGGGTCACGGCAACTATTTTGCCCCAGCTTTCATGTTGGGACTCATTGAAGGGGGAGAAGTCATTCGGGACATGACCGCCCGTGGTTCGGAGCGGGCCTCCTTAGACTTGCTGGATTGCCTAGGGAAAACCGCCTTCATTGAGCGGGATGGCATTGAGGTTGAAGTTCCTGTTAAAGATATTGTCGAGGGCGATCGCGTCGTTCTTTACCCTGGGGATCAGGTACCCGTAGATGGCATTGTCCTGCGGGGAACGGGCCTAGTGGATCAATGTAAGCTCACCGGCGAATCCGTTCCCGTCGAGCGTAGCGAGGGCATGGAAGTGTTTGCCTCTACGCTGCTGGTGGATGGTCAGTTGGTGATCCTCACGGAACGGGTCGGTAATAATACTCGGGCTGGGGTGATTGTCGGCCTGATGCAGGCGGCCCCTGTGCACGATACCCGCATTGAAAACTACGCTGGTACGGTGGCTAACCAGATGGTGGTTCCTACCCTGGGGATTGCCGCTGGGGTGGGTTTAATGAGTGGGGACATTGGCCGGGCGATCGCCCTGTTGACCCTAGACCTGGGAACGGGGATTCGGGTTTCAGTGCCAACGACAATTCTGTCTGCCCTCACCTATGCCGCCCAGCATGGGGTATTAATTCGTAGTGGACGCGCCATTGAATACCTTGCCCGTCTAGATACCATCGTCTTTGATAAAACCGGAACCCTCACGAAAGGCCATGCCGGTCTCACGGACATCAAGGTGATGGACGAACGGTTTACCGCCGATGAGATTCTCAGTATGGCCGCCAGTGCCGAGCAGGGATTGACCCACCCAGTAGCAGAAGCGATCGTGCGCCATGCCCGGGAATTGAATATGCCCCTCCATGACTGTGAAGACTGGGAGTATCGTGTCGGTTTAGGGGTGGCAACCAAGGTCTGTGGCGTGGATCTGCGAGTGGGCAGCCGTCGGTTGATGGATACGGAAAATATCTGTCTTGAAGACCTCAATCAACGCTTCCCCGATCTAAATTCCGGTAGCTGTTCCGTGGTTTATATTGGTGGCGATGGCCGTTTAATTGGTGTTCTTCTCTACAGCGATCCGATTCGGGATGAAAGCCGCGATGTCATCAGTGAATTGACAGGGGCCGGCATTACCCCCCATATGCTCACTGGGGATGTGGGCCGGGTTGCCCGGGCCGTTGCCAAAGACCTCGGCATTGCTCCTAAAAATATCTACGCTGAAGCCTTCCCTGAGCGGAAAGTAGAAGTGGTGAAATCCCTCCACGATAGCGGCAAGGTCGTGGCCTTCTGTGGCGATGGCATCAATGACTCTGCGGCTCTGGCCTATGCGGATGTCTCCATTTCCTTTGCCGGGGCGACGGATATTGCCCGGGAAACCGCCGATGTGGTGCTGATGGAGGATGATCTGCGCGGACTGACCCTTGCTATTCGCATTGCAAAACAAGCCATGGAAATTGTCTGGCAAAATACGGCGATCGTGGCCCTGCCCAATGTGGGTGCCCTATTGTCCGGTATCTTCTTTGCCCTAGACCCAATCTTGGCGGTGGTGATCAACAACGGTACAGCCATTCTGGCGGAACTCAATGGTTTACGCCCCTTAGTGGGCCCCGGTGGTCCCTTGCCCTTACCGCCGGTAAAAGATACCCAGGATTTTCTAGCGGACTGGGAATCTACCCACCCCAGCAATCCGGTGCAGCATGTGCCACCAACCCATGGGGAACATGAATGGGAACGGGAATCGGGGGCGATCGCTCCAGCAGGGGAACCCTTCCATCCGGTAGGGGCTTCTCAGAGTTAG
- a CDS encoding phosphoglucomutase/phosphomannomutase family protein — protein sequence MFWQGIHENSPIRFGTDGWRGVIGAEFTFPRLIRGAQAAAQVLEATYGIPGQPRRIMVGFDLRFLAEEFAQAVAHTLEAQGFDVFLAQGPAPTPALSWAATEYQALGSLVITASHNPGIYSGLKVKGAFGGSVGAAVTQDIEALANGPLEQLERGTSRQTSGFCETFDPWRGYCKALKQKVDLGAIQGAIASGQLQVYADVMHGAAQSGLGRLLDCPIQELNANRDPLFAGGAPEPIGRYLAKSQDILRTAGQGFAGQTICLVFDGDGDRISAIDGQGQLFTAQELIPILIDHLVQEHNQRGMVIKSLSASSLIGKIAALHHLPVIETPIGFKHIGDRMMVGDPVLLGGEESGGIGYGNHIPERDALLSGLYLLEALVKSGHSLSEYYQMIQEKTKFTAHYGRVDLPLASLEVKGRLERSLATEPPDAILGTTVQDCQTFDGYKFYLGDRGWLLIRFSGTEPLLRIYCEAPTAELVDQTLTWGKNWAEAI from the coding sequence ATGTTCTGGCAGGGAATTCATGAAAACAGCCCCATTCGCTTTGGCACCGATGGCTGGCGGGGCGTGATTGGGGCCGAGTTTACCTTTCCAAGATTGATTCGTGGGGCCCAAGCGGCGGCCCAGGTTCTTGAGGCCACCTATGGGATACCGGGTCAGCCACGCCGGATCATGGTGGGCTTCGATCTCCGGTTTTTAGCCGAAGAATTTGCCCAGGCCGTCGCCCATACGTTGGAGGCCCAAGGGTTTGATGTTTTTTTAGCCCAAGGGCCGGCCCCCACCCCTGCCCTGAGTTGGGCAGCAACGGAATACCAGGCCCTAGGATCCCTCGTGATCACCGCCAGTCATAACCCCGGTATCTATTCTGGCTTGAAGGTGAAGGGAGCCTTTGGTGGGTCCGTTGGCGCGGCCGTGACTCAAGACATTGAGGCCCTAGCCAATGGCCCCTTAGAGCAACTGGAACGGGGCACATCCAGACAAACCTCTGGTTTCTGTGAAACCTTTGATCCCTGGCGCGGCTACTGCAAGGCCCTCAAGCAAAAGGTGGATTTAGGAGCAATTCAAGGGGCGATCGCCAGCGGCCAGTTACAGGTTTACGCAGACGTAATGCATGGGGCTGCCCAGAGTGGCTTAGGGCGATTATTAGACTGTCCCATCCAGGAATTGAATGCCAACCGGGATCCCCTATTTGCTGGGGGTGCGCCCGAACCCATTGGCCGCTATTTAGCTAAAAGCCAAGACATTCTGCGGACGGCGGGCCAGGGCTTTGCGGGCCAGACCATTTGCCTGGTTTTTGATGGGGATGGCGATCGCATTTCTGCCATTGACGGCCAGGGGCAGCTATTTACGGCCCAGGAATTGATTCCAATCCTCATTGATCATTTAGTCCAGGAACACAATCAACGGGGCATGGTGATTAAATCCCTGAGTGCCTCCAGTTTGATTGGCAAAATCGCGGCCCTACACCACTTACCGGTCATTGAAACCCCCATTGGCTTTAAGCACATTGGCGATCGCATGATGGTGGGGGATCCGGTCTTATTGGGGGGCGAGGAATCTGGTGGCATTGGCTACGGCAATCATATTCCGGAACGGGATGCTCTTCTATCCGGTCTATACCTTTTAGAGGCCCTAGTTAAATCTGGCCATAGTTTGTCTGAGTATTATCAAATGATCCAGGAAAAAACTAAGTTTACGGCCCATTATGGCCGGGTGGATTTGCCCCTGGCCAGCCTAGAGGTGAAGGGCCGGTTAGAGCGATCGCTAGCAACGGAACCCCCGGACGCTATTCTCGGCACGACTGTCCAGGATTGTCAGACCTTTGACGGGTATAAATTTTACCTCGGCGATCGCGGCTGGTTACTCATTCGCTTTAGTGGCACCGAGCCGTTATTGC
- the ispE gene encoding 4-(cytidine 5'-diphospho)-2-C-methyl-D-erythritol kinase, whose translation MTVYRLAAPAKINLFLQIIGDRLEGNGFHELVMVMQAVTLADHIELVPRLDDDIYIDCAHPLVPCDPSNLAYRAAKLLQKQVGDRGGVDIYIEKRIPVGAGLAGGSTNAAAVLVGLDLLWDLGLTQAELQSLAAQLGSDVPFCLSGGTALALGRGDELTPLISLEGISVVLAKYRSLAVSTPWAYQTYRQQFQANYAQTPGEQEQKRLQGGSPELLRTIAQHDVKNLSQYLKNDLENVVLRAYPQVQNLRQTFTELGALGTMMSGSGPTVFALVENDLKAEELCQAMAEKFQDTDLELWPCKFCSQGIHLVDFPSR comes from the coding sequence TTGACCGTGTATCGTCTGGCGGCTCCAGCTAAAATTAACTTGTTTTTACAAATCATTGGCGATCGCCTTGAGGGCAATGGTTTTCATGAATTAGTCATGGTGATGCAAGCCGTTACCCTAGCGGATCATATTGAACTGGTGCCCCGCCTCGATGATGACATCTATATTGACTGTGCCCACCCCCTCGTTCCCTGCGATCCCAGCAATTTAGCCTATCGGGCAGCAAAACTCCTCCAAAAACAGGTGGGCGATCGCGGCGGTGTTGATATTTATATTGAGAAGCGAATTCCTGTGGGAGCCGGATTGGCGGGGGGATCCACCAATGCGGCGGCGGTACTGGTGGGTCTGGATCTGCTCTGGGATTTGGGATTGACCCAGGCAGAACTGCAATCCCTGGCCGCCCAATTGGGTTCCGATGTACCTTTTTGCCTCAGTGGGGGCACGGCCCTAGCCTTGGGCCGGGGGGATGAACTCACTCCCCTCATAAGCCTAGAGGGCATCAGTGTGGTTTTAGCAAAATATCGATCCCTGGCCGTTTCCACTCCTTGGGCCTACCAAACCTATCGTCAACAGTTCCAAGCCAACTATGCCCAGACCCCTGGGGAGCAAGAACAAAAACGGCTTCAAGGGGGATCGCCAGAACTCTTGCGGACGATCGCCCAACATGATGTTAAAAACCTAAGTCAATACCTAAAAAATGATTTGGAAAACGTTGTTTTACGCGCCTACCCCCAGGTCCAAAACCTACGGCAGACCTTTACAGAGCTTGGGGCCCTAGGAACAATGATGTCCGGGTCTGGGCCCACCGTATTTGCCTTGGTGGAAAATGACCTAAAGGCGGAAGAACTCTGCCAGGCAATGGCTGAGAAATTCCAGGATACTGACTTGGAACTATGGCCCTGCAAATTTTGTAGTCAGGGAATCCATCTGGTTGATTTTCCCTCAAGATAA
- a CDS encoding pentapeptide repeat-containing protein translates to MSIALKTLLKNLKYLLALVLAISLVLWAAAPAWAENYTKEALVNMDFSGRDLRDSQFTKANLLHSDLSHTDLRGVSFFGANLETANLEGADLRLATLDTARFTKANLTNANLEGAFAFNTKFNQATIDGADFTDVDLREDAQFDLCQVAKGVNPVTGRKTWDTLNCADFQ, encoded by the coding sequence GTGAGTATTGCCTTGAAAACGCTTCTCAAAAATCTAAAGTACCTGCTGGCCCTTGTCCTTGCGATCTCCTTGGTGCTATGGGCTGCTGCCCCCGCTTGGGCAGAGAACTATACCAAAGAAGCCCTTGTGAATATGGACTTTTCGGGTCGGGACCTACGGGATTCCCAATTTACCAAAGCCAATCTCCTCCACAGCGATCTCAGCCATACGGATCTGCGGGGGGTGAGTTTTTTTGGGGCCAATCTGGAAACCGCTAATCTGGAAGGGGCTGATCTACGCCTAGCCACCTTGGATACAGCCCGCTTTACGAAGGCTAATTTAACCAATGCCAACTTAGAGGGGGCCTTTGCCTTTAATACCAAGTTTAACCAGGCAACCATTGATGGCGCAGATTTTACCGATGTGGATCTGCGGGAAGATGCCCAATTTGACCTGTGTCAGGTGGCCAAGGGCGTGAATCCAGTCACGGGCCGGAAAACCTGGGATACCCTCAATTGCGCTGACTTTCAGTAA
- the ytaF gene encoding sporulation membrane protein YtaF, translating into MNFLTLLPIAIAVSLDSFGVGVTYGARRLRVPLSSLAIITLCTGTTLIFSVWVGEIIVALLSPRLTEVIGGIMLIGIGVFAVLNHVKSQLNRSSRSRSFDLEMLEESVKSDTAGDSPESESEHESLSVIPEILNDPMAADFDHSNSISLSEAVFLGLALSMDSFVAGISIRLLGYSPWLIILTIAMMSSIFLFLGIQTGILIAGHRWFRQLPYFPSTMLIVIGLHKLF; encoded by the coding sequence ATGAATTTCCTGACCTTGCTACCCATTGCCATTGCTGTGAGTCTTGATAGTTTTGGTGTCGGTGTTACCTATGGCGCTCGTCGTTTACGGGTTCCCCTCAGTTCCTTAGCCATAATTACCCTATGCACGGGAACGACATTGATTTTTTCGGTTTGGGTGGGGGAGATCATTGTGGCCCTCCTGTCTCCCCGCCTGACGGAAGTGATCGGGGGCATTATGCTCATTGGCATTGGGGTCTTTGCGGTTCTCAACCATGTCAAGTCCCAACTGAATCGCTCATCCCGATCGCGATCCTTTGACTTGGAGATGCTAGAGGAAAGTGTCAAGTCTGATACCGCCGGCGATAGCCCTGAATCTGAATCTGAACATGAATCCCTGAGTGTGATTCCAGAAATTCTAAATGATCCCATGGCGGCGGACTTTGACCATTCTAATTCCATCTCCCTGAGCGAGGCAGTTTTTTTAGGGTTGGCCCTCTCCATGGATTCCTTTGTGGCCGGCATTAGTATTCGCCTCTTGGGCTATTCCCCCTGGTTGATTATTTTAACCATTGCCATGATGAGTAGTATTTTTCTTTTCCTGGGCATTCAAACGGGCATTTTAATTGCCGGTCATCGCTGGTTTCGGCAACTGCCCTATTTTCCTAGCACCATGCTGATTGTCATTGGTCTCCATAAACTGTTCTAG
- a CDS encoding ABC transporter permease, producing the protein MNEILLFIGVGITLVYILVALFAPLFQAWGWVANPEEFLDFPIHAPPSPQHWFGTNRQGYDVFSRTLFGSQVALQVVILATLFSLVIGVPLGLISGYLGGRTDKSLLFLMDTIYTLPGLLLAVTVAFVVGKGVVNAAIALSVAYIPQYYRVVRNHTVSLKTEVFIEAARAMGASTPRILSRYLFVNVLPSIPVLFTLNAADAILTLAGLGFLGLGLPPEVPEWGYDLRQALDGLSVGIWWTTLFPGLAMTLLVVGLSLLGEGLGEWFNPGQD; encoded by the coding sequence ATGAATGAAATACTCCTGTTCATTGGCGTGGGAATTACACTCGTCTATATATTGGTGGCCCTTTTTGCCCCTCTGTTCCAGGCCTGGGGCTGGGTTGCCAATCCTGAAGAATTTCTTGATTTTCCCATTCATGCCCCTCCCTCCCCCCAACACTGGTTTGGTACCAATCGCCAGGGCTATGATGTCTTCTCCCGTACCTTGTTTGGTAGTCAGGTGGCTCTGCAAGTGGTTATTTTGGCCACCCTGTTTAGCTTGGTGATCGGGGTTCCCTTGGGATTAATAAGTGGTTATTTAGGGGGGCGTACCGATAAGTCCCTGCTATTTTTAATGGATACCATCTATACCCTGCCTGGATTGCTGTTGGCGGTGACGGTGGCCTTTGTGGTGGGGAAGGGCGTTGTGAATGCGGCGATCGCCCTGAGTGTGGCCTACATTCCCCAATACTATCGGGTGGTGCGGAACCATACCGTTAGCCTTAAAACCGAGGTGTTTATTGAAGCGGCCCGGGCAATGGGGGCCTCGACTCCGCGAATTCTCAGTCGGTATTTATTTGTGAATGTGCTGCCCAGTATTCCGGTTCTCTTTACCCTCAATGCCGCCGATGCCATTTTGACCCTAGCAGGGTTAGGCTTCCTGGGTTTGGGCCTGCCGCCGGAGGTGCCGGAATGGGGCTATGATTTGCGCCAAGCCCTCGATGGTCTCTCCGTGGGTATTTGGTGGACGACCCTTTTTCCGGGTCTGGCCATGACCTTACTGGTGGTGGGTCTGTCTCTCCTAGGTGAAGGCTTGGGGGAATGGTTTAATCCGGGGCAAGACTGA
- a CDS encoding cation:proton antiporter encodes MMIDSPIFIFTVLLAVILAIPPIFERLSLPGLVGLLLAGVILGPNGFDFLNHDMETMELLSNIGKVYLMFVAGLEIDLTQFRRTRNRSMGFGFLTFIMPIITGIVIGRWFGFGWNASLLIGSLLASHTLLAYPIVSRLGVVRNEAITVTIGATIFTDTAALLVLAICVAINKGEFTPVSLIWILSSLAVYSVAVLWGFDWAGKEYFRRSKDDEGSQFLFVLLALFISSIGAQVIGVEQIVGAFLAGLAVNDVLGDSPVKEKVEFVGGVLFIPFFFVDMGLLIDIPAFARTLGSVGITVAIVLGLVGSKFIAAWLASLWYRYSRTEMLSMWSLSLPQVAATLAATLVGFQQRILTSDVFNSVIVLMLVTSILGPLITSRVASRLPVPEPEAEAEEPALWWDASGNDGPELEDTSPFTVVVPVYNPQTQRLLIELAALLARYERGRVIPIAITRGHTHMDDPRLEKSLERSRKLVKRALEIGQDYEVTIEPAVRIDNDIALGITRLSREHNANLIVLGWSENTSIRARLFGTIIDSVLWSAHCPVVITRLLEEPQRIKSILVPIRDLSSTTLRIVGFAQSLAAVSQAKVILLHISLPETPHGQIHRFEENLNQVIFCSEHPEPTITVDIKTVKSHNIAQTILREAEATDLVLMRSIRRRTSGGLAVSDITTHVVQHLKSSVILFGEPHH; translated from the coding sequence ATGATGATTGACAGTCCAATTTTTATCTTTACTGTCCTACTGGCAGTGATCTTAGCTATTCCCCCCATTTTTGAACGCCTAAGCTTACCTGGCTTAGTTGGACTTCTCTTGGCCGGTGTCATCCTTGGGCCCAATGGTTTCGATTTCCTTAACCATGACATGGAAACCATGGAGTTGCTCTCCAACATCGGTAAAGTCTACCTGATGTTTGTGGCGGGCCTAGAAATTGATCTGACCCAGTTTCGTCGCACCCGCAATCGCTCCATGGGCTTTGGTTTCCTCACATTTATCATGCCGATCATTACCGGTATTGTGATTGGCCGCTGGTTTGGGTTTGGCTGGAATGCGTCTCTGCTGATTGGTTCTCTTTTGGCTTCCCATACCCTTTTGGCCTACCCGATTGTAAGCCGGTTGGGGGTCGTTCGTAATGAGGCGATTACAGTCACCATTGGGGCGACAATTTTTACGGATACCGCCGCCCTGCTGGTTCTGGCTATTTGTGTGGCCATTAACAAAGGGGAATTTACCCCAGTCAGTCTGATTTGGATTCTGTCATCCTTGGCGGTGTATTCCGTAGCAGTTCTTTGGGGGTTTGATTGGGCGGGTAAAGAATATTTCCGTCGCTCTAAGGATGATGAAGGCAGTCAATTTCTGTTTGTGCTGCTGGCCCTATTTATCTCCTCCATTGGTGCCCAGGTGATTGGGGTGGAGCAAATTGTCGGGGCATTTTTGGCTGGTTTGGCGGTCAATGATGTTTTGGGTGATAGCCCGGTCAAAGAAAAGGTGGAATTTGTCGGTGGGGTTCTCTTCATTCCCTTCTTTTTTGTGGATATGGGGCTTCTCATTGATATTCCTGCCTTTGCCCGTACCCTGGGGTCTGTCGGTATTACCGTTGCGATTGTCCTTGGCTTAGTGGGTAGCAAGTTCATTGCCGCCTGGTTAGCATCCCTTTGGTATCGCTATAGCCGGACTGAAATGCTGAGTATGTGGTCCCTATCCTTGCCCCAGGTGGCGGCAACATTGGCAGCAACTTTGGTGGGGTTTCAGCAGCGCATTCTCACCTCAGATGTATTTAACAGCGTGATTGTGCTGATGTTGGTGACGTCCATTTTGGGCCCCTTGATCACCTCGCGAGTAGCTAGCCGCTTACCTGTCCCTGAGCCAGAGGCCGAAGCTGAAGAACCCGCCCTGTGGTGGGATGCTTCCGGTAATGATGGGCCAGAACTGGAGGATACCTCTCCCTTTACCGTGGTTGTGCCGGTTTATAATCCCCAAACCCAGCGATTACTCATTGAGTTGGCGGCCCTTTTGGCTCGTTATGAGCGGGGTCGGGTGATTCCCATTGCCATTACCCGTGGTCACACCCACATGGATGATCCTCGGCTGGAGAAATCCCTAGAGCGAAGTCGAAAACTGGTGAAACGGGCCCTGGAAATTGGTCAAGACTATGAGGTCACGATTGAACCGGCGGTACGCATTGATAATGACATTGCCTTAGGGATTACTCGTTTAAGTCGAGAGCATAATGCCAATTTGATTGTTCTGGGTTGGTCAGAAAATACCAGCATTCGGGCGCGTCTATTTGGCACGATTATTGATAGCGTTCTCTGGTCAGCCCATTGCCCTGTGGTGATTACCCGCTTGCTAGAGGAGCCTCAACGCATTAAGTCAATTTTGGTACCGATCCGGGATCTCTCCAGCACAACTCTGCGAATTGTTGGCTTTGCCCAGTCCTTGGCCGCCGTCAGTCAAGCAAAGGTGATTCTCCTCCACATTTCCCTGCCGGAAACACCCCATGGGCAAATTCATCGCTTTGAAGAAAACCTAAATCAGGTCATTTTTTGCTCTGAGCATCCTGAACCCACGATCACGGTGGATATTAAAACCGTTAAAAGTCATAATATCGCCCAAACGATTCTCCGCGAAGCTGAGGCCACAGATCTGGTACTCATGCGATCGATCCGGCGGCGAACATCGGGGGGTCTGGCGGTGAGTGATATTACCACCCATGTTGTCCAACACTTAAAATCCTCGGTGATTTTATTCGGGGAACCGCACCATTAG